One region of Demequina sp. TMPB413 genomic DNA includes:
- a CDS encoding DNA-3-methyladenine glycosylase I — MITEPNDLTRCFGNGDPLYEAYHDCEWGVPVHGDTALYERIVLEGMQSGLSWLTILRKRDNFRAAFAGFEPTAVAEFGDDDVERLLADAGIVRNRLKVNAAIINARAVVALQEAGGSLDQLFWSHAPEPRAARPTDWEGVPASTPESVALTKELKKAGFVFVGPTTMYAAMQACGLVDDHIEGCVATR, encoded by the coding sequence ATGATCACGGAACCGAACGACCTCACTCGCTGCTTTGGCAACGGAGACCCGCTGTATGAGGCGTATCACGACTGTGAATGGGGTGTGCCAGTCCACGGCGACACGGCCCTGTACGAACGCATCGTGCTGGAAGGCATGCAGTCCGGGCTGTCGTGGCTCACGATCCTGCGCAAGCGGGACAACTTCCGGGCGGCCTTCGCCGGCTTCGAGCCAACCGCCGTCGCCGAGTTCGGGGACGACGACGTGGAGCGACTGCTCGCCGACGCGGGCATCGTGCGCAATCGACTCAAGGTCAACGCCGCGATTATCAACGCGCGCGCCGTGGTCGCGCTGCAGGAGGCGGGAGGGTCGCTCGACCAACTGTTCTGGTCGCACGCCCCCGAGCCGCGGGCCGCTCGTCCCACAGACTGGGAGGGCGTGCCCGCTTCGACCCCGGAGTCGGTGGCGCTCACCAAGGAACTCAAGAAGGCTGGCTTCGTGTTCGTGGGGCCCACCACCATGTACGCCGCGATGCAGGCGTGCGGCCTGGTGGACGACCACATCGAGGGATGCGTCGCGACGCGCTAG
- a CDS encoding OsmC family protein, whose protein sequence is MTRDITPRSVTLTRDSVGVYTVTNAAGASLQFGRGQGLLSPVELLLASVAGCSSLDVDMMTTRRAEPSKFEVTSQADYVHDDVEGNVLENVRVLFDLVFPEGTDGDKARARVASALRISHDKECTVSRTIEAPTSVALVEKN, encoded by the coding sequence ATGACACGCGACATCACCCCCCGCTCCGTAACGCTCACCCGCGATTCAGTGGGCGTCTACACCGTCACGAACGCAGCCGGCGCCTCGCTCCAATTCGGGCGCGGCCAGGGGCTACTGAGCCCCGTCGAGTTGCTGCTCGCCTCGGTAGCTGGCTGCTCGAGCCTTGACGTCGACATGATGACCACGCGGCGAGCCGAGCCGAGCAAGTTCGAGGTCACTTCTCAGGCCGACTACGTCCACGACGATGTCGAGGGCAACGTGCTCGAGAACGTGCGCGTGCTGTTCGACTTGGTGTTCCCGGAGGGCACCGACGGCGACAAGGCGCGCGCCCGCGTGGCGTCGGCGCTCAGGATCTCGCACGACAAGGAGTGCACCGTGTCGCGCACCATCGAGGCGCCCACGTCGGTCGCGCTGGTCGAGAAGAACTAG
- a CDS encoding methylenetetrahydrofolate reductase: MTIRDLLATEHTTLSYELFPPRTPAAEESLKDTMEVLASTRPDFVSITYGASGSTRSTSRGVVQRLAEAHTIPPLAHLTCVDQSRADLVAVIEEYLGEGVSDFLALRGDPAKGQTNWSPHPDGLQYASELVALLREVAAAHGLDISIGVTAFPAQHAFEQWRQQGLDVLRAKQDAGADFAITQVFYEVPHYEALVRDAAAEGIGLPIVPEVMPLVSARRAYRAAELTGVPTPGELLGALEAAEDDATALAAGVDHAARLSRDLIDAGAPGIHIITFNRPEAACALVDALGLRQS, from the coding sequence ATGACGATCCGCGACCTCCTCGCCACCGAGCACACGACCCTGTCGTACGAGCTCTTCCCGCCGCGTACCCCCGCGGCCGAGGAATCGCTGAAGGACACCATGGAAGTGCTTGCCAGCACCCGGCCCGACTTCGTCTCGATCACATACGGCGCGTCGGGGTCGACTCGCTCGACCAGCCGCGGCGTGGTGCAGCGCCTGGCCGAAGCGCACACCATCCCGCCGCTGGCCCACCTCACGTGCGTCGACCAGAGCCGCGCGGACCTCGTCGCGGTGATCGAGGAGTACCTGGGCGAGGGCGTGAGCGACTTCTTGGCGCTGCGCGGCGACCCGGCCAAGGGTCAGACGAACTGGAGCCCCCATCCGGACGGGCTGCAGTACGCGTCCGAATTGGTTGCGCTGCTGCGAGAAGTCGCCGCGGCACACGGCCTGGACATCAGCATTGGCGTGACAGCGTTCCCCGCCCAGCACGCCTTCGAGCAATGGCGCCAGCAGGGACTCGACGTGCTGCGCGCCAAGCAAGACGCGGGCGCAGACTTCGCGATCACCCAGGTGTTCTACGAGGTGCCCCACTACGAGGCGCTCGTCCGCGACGCGGCCGCCGAGGGCATCGGCCTGCCGATCGTCCCCGAGGTGATGCCGCTCGTCTCCGCTCGCCGCGCCTATCGCGCCGCCGAGCTCACGGGCGTGCCCACGCCTGGCGAGCTACTCGGTGCGCTCGAGGCCGCGGAGGACGACGCAACCGCGCTCGCGGCTGGCGTGGACCACGCGGCTCGCCTGTCGCGCGACCTGATCGACGCAGGCGCACCTGGAATCCACATCATCACGTTCAACAGGCCCGAGGCCGCGTGCGCGCTCGTGGACGCTCTCGGACTGCGCCAGTCTTAG
- a CDS encoding IS630 family transposase, with product MRNPAPALVMSDGQRAALAVLSKSQTAAHREVQRARVLLLAADGVANAGIAAAVSVTPTTVRAWRARFEAEGLAKLGRVRAGRGRKPVIPQSKIDEIVDLTRNSKPAGQTHWSVRTMAKASGVSPAQVQRIWAARGLKPHRVDAFKLSNDPHFEEKLVDVVGLYLNPPEQAIVLCMDEKSSIQALDRTQPSLPMKKGRGATMTHDYKRNGTTTLFAALDVATGTVIESCLPKHRHTEFLKFLKTIENNVPAGLEIHLILDNYATHKHANVRAWLAKHPRFHLHFTPTSSSWLNLVERWFRELTDKALRRGVFHSVPDLIAAIEEYLAAHNDEPKPLVWTATADSILEKVARGRVTLQTVNQN from the coding sequence ATGAGGAATCCGGCTCCTGCTTTGGTGATGTCTGATGGTCAACGTGCCGCGCTTGCGGTGCTGTCGAAGTCGCAGACGGCGGCGCATCGTGAGGTGCAGCGGGCGCGTGTTCTGTTGTTGGCCGCCGATGGGGTCGCCAATGCTGGGATCGCTGCCGCAGTGTCGGTGACGCCGACGACGGTACGGGCTTGGCGTGCCCGGTTCGAGGCGGAGGGTCTGGCGAAGCTGGGAAGAGTGCGTGCCGGTCGGGGCCGGAAGCCGGTGATTCCGCAGTCGAAGATCGATGAGATCGTTGATTTGACGCGGAATTCCAAGCCTGCGGGGCAGACCCATTGGTCGGTTCGGACGATGGCCAAAGCGTCGGGGGTATCGCCGGCCCAGGTACAGCGGATCTGGGCGGCCCGCGGGTTGAAGCCGCATCGGGTCGACGCGTTCAAGCTCTCGAACGACCCCCACTTTGAAGAGAAACTCGTCGATGTCGTCGGCCTGTATCTGAACCCGCCGGAGCAGGCGATCGTGTTGTGCATGGACGAGAAATCGTCAATCCAAGCGTTGGACCGCACGCAGCCTTCGTTGCCGATGAAGAAGGGCCGCGGGGCAACGATGACCCACGACTACAAGCGCAACGGCACCACGACCCTGTTCGCCGCCCTGGACGTCGCCACGGGCACGGTGATCGAGTCCTGCCTGCCCAAGCACCGGCACACCGAGTTCCTGAAGTTCCTCAAAACGATCGAGAACAACGTCCCAGCCGGGTTGGAAATCCACCTGATTCTGGACAACTACGCCACCCACAAGCATGCCAACGTGAGGGCCTGGTTAGCCAAACATCCCCGGTTTCATCTGCATTTCACGCCCACATCGTCATCCTGGCTGAACCTCGTCGAGCGCTGGTTCCGTGAACTGACCGACAAGGCGCTCAGGCGCGGTGTCTTCCACTCCGTGCCCGATCTCATCGCCGCGATCGAGGAATACCTCGCCGCACACAACGACGAACCCAAGCCTCTGGTCTGGACCGCGACCGCTGACAGCATCCTCGAGAAAGTCGCCCGCGGACGCGTCACGCTCCAAACAGTCAACCAAAACTGA